A window of Clostridioides sp. ES-S-0010-02 genomic DNA:
AGATGAACTTCAACAACAAATTGAGACTTTTAAAGAAAATGATAGGCTTTTAGAAGCACAACGGATTGAGCAAAGAACGAAGTATGACATAGAAATGTTAAAGGAGATAGGGTTTTGTCAGGGGATAGAAAACTACTCAAGGCATATTACTGGAAGAGACGAAGGAGAAAGACCATATACATTAATGGATTTCTTTCCAGATGATTATTTGATAATTGTAGATGAGGCACATGTTACTATTCCGCAAGTAAGAGGAATGTACGCAGGAGATAGATCAAGAAAAACATCTCTTATAGAAAATGGATTTAGATTACCTTCTGCACTTGATAATAGACCGTTAAATTTTCAAGAATTTGAAGGAAACATAAATCAAATATTGTTTGTAAGTGCTACACCAGGTCCTTATGAAATTCAACATTCTGAGACTATAGCTGAACAGATAATAAGACCAACAGGTCTTTTAGACCCAATTGTAGAAGTAAGACCTATAAATAATCAGATAGATAATTTAGTAGGGGAAATAACTAAAACAATAGAAAAAAATGAAAGAGTGCTTATAACCACTTTAACTAAAAAAATGAGTGAAGATTTAACTAATTACCTTAAAGAAATAGGCATAAAAGTTAAATATCTACATTCAGATATAGTTACATTAGAAAGAACAGAGATAATAAGAGACTTAAGACTGGGAAAATTTGATGTACTTGTAGGAATAAATTTACTTAGAGAAGGTCTAGATATACCAGAAGTTTCACTTATAGCAATTTTAGATGCAGACAAAGAAGGTTTCTTACGTTCCGAAACAGCATTAATACAAACTATTGGACGTGCAGCTAGAAATGAAAATGGAAGAGTTATTATGTATGCTGATAGGATAACTGATTCAATGCAAAATGCTATTGATGAGACAAAAAGAAGAAGAGCTATACAGAATTTATATAATGAAGAACACAACATAACTCCTAAGACTATACAAAAAAGTGTAAGAGATAGTATAGAAGCAACTAAGGTTGCAGAGGAAGAAGTTGTCTATGGAATAACTGATACAGATGATAAAGAAGAGATAAAAGATAATATAGAAAAATTAAAATCAGAGATGATGGAAGCTGCTCAAAACTTACAATTTGAGAGAGCGGCAGAATTAAGAGATAAGGTAAAACAGTTGGAAGAAAAATTGGAAAAATAGAAAGGTAAAAACAAGGTTATGGAAGATAAAATTATAATAAGAGGAGCAAAAGAGCATAATTTAAAAAATGTAGATTTAGAGTTACCAAGAGATAAGTTTATAGTTTTTACAGGATTGTCTGGTTCTGGAAAGTCATCTTTGGCATTTGATACGATATATGCAGAAGGCCAAAGAAGATATGTAGAGAGTTTGTCTGCTTATGCTAGACAGTTTTTAGGGCAAATGGAAAAGCCAAATGTAGAATATATTGAAGGTCTATCACCAGCTATTTCAATAGATCAGAAGACTACTTCAAAGAATCCACGTTCTACAGTTGGAACAGTAACAGAAATATATGACTATTTGAGATTGTTATTTGCAAGAGTAGGCGATGTATATTGTCCTACATGTGGTGAAAAAATAAGTCAAATGACTATTCAAGAAATAGTTGATAAAATGCTAGATTTTCCAGATAGAACTAAGTTGCAAATACTTTCGCCAATTGTTAGAGGTCAAAAAGGTACACATAAAAAGGTCTTAGATAATATTAAAAAAGAAGGATTTGTAAGAGTTAGAGTTGATGGGGAAAACTATGAAGTAAGTGATGATATTGTTTTAACTAAAAACCAAAAACACAGTATAGAAGTAGTAGTGGATAGAATAGTAGTCAAAGATGGAATAGAATCTAGACTTGCAGATTCAATTGAAACTGCGGTTAAACTATCAGATGGTCTTGTAATAGCTCAAATAATAGATGGAGAAGAGATTCTTTTCTCAACTAAATTTGCATGTCCAGAACATGGAATTGGGATAGAAGAATTATCTCCAAGAATGTTTTCATTTAATGCTCCTTTTGGAGCTTGTGATGTTTGTAATGGTCTTGGGGAAAGTAAAGAAGTTGACCCAGAACTAGTTGTACCAAATAAAGATTTATCAATAAAACAAGGTGCAGTGGCTGCTTGGGGTTCAACAGGTGTCAACGACGATACTTATTATAGCAAAATGATAAAAAGTTTAGCTGAGCATTTTAAGGTATCTTTGACAACTCCATTTAAAGATTTACCAGAAGATTTTGTTCAAGAGTTACTTTATGGTAAGGATAATATAATGGTAGAGTTTGTTTAT
This region includes:
- the uvrB gene encoding excinuclease ABC subunit UvrB; amino-acid sequence: MDFKIKSDFKPTGDQPEAIKSIVDSINRNEKFSTLLGVTGSGKTFTMANIIQQVKKPTLIMAHNKTLAAQLYSEFKEFFPDNAVEYFVSYYDYYQPEAYVAHSDTYIEKDASINDEIDKLRHSATASILERRDTIIISSVSCIYGLGDPKDYKELMLSIRPGMQKDRDDVIKRLIEIQYERNDINFTRGTFRVRGDILEIFPASNDEKAIRIEFFGDEIDRITEIDYVTGKIVGTRNHVVIFPASHYVTTPERIENAIVQIEDELQQQIETFKENDRLLEAQRIEQRTKYDIEMLKEIGFCQGIENYSRHITGRDEGERPYTLMDFFPDDYLIIVDEAHVTIPQVRGMYAGDRSRKTSLIENGFRLPSALDNRPLNFQEFEGNINQILFVSATPGPYEIQHSETIAEQIIRPTGLLDPIVEVRPINNQIDNLVGEITKTIEKNERVLITTLTKKMSEDLTNYLKEIGIKVKYLHSDIVTLERTEIIRDLRLGKFDVLVGINLLREGLDIPEVSLIAILDADKEGFLRSETALIQTIGRAARNENGRVIMYADRITDSMQNAIDETKRRRAIQNLYNEEHNITPKTIQKSVRDSIEATKVAEEEVVYGITDTDDKEEIKDNIEKLKSEMMEAAQNLQFERAAELRDKVKQLEEKLEK